CCAGAACTATGCTGCTGCTGGCGCCACCCGCGCTGATTATCGGTATTGTGTCCAGCCTGATTTTAATTGTCGTCATGAAAGTGGCATCGGTACTGCAAACGATGCTGTGGGCATCGCTACCGACCACATTTGGTTTCGCGCCTGATTCTTCAGTGTGGACTCTGCTGATGCTGACACTGACAGGTATTGCGGTAGGCCTGGTGATTCGATTTAGCCCTGGGCATGCAGGTCCTGATCCCGCCCAGGAGCCACTGATTGGCGCCCCCGTCACGCCTTCAGCACTGCCAGGATTAATCCTGGCGCTGATTATTGGTCTTGCGGGAGGTGTGAGCCTGGGTCCAGAGCATCCAATTATGGCAGTCAATATTGCACTGGCAGTTTATCTCGGCTCACGTATTTTTCCGCGAGTAGGCGCACTGGACTGGACTATTCTCGCCTCTGCCGGGACTATCGGTGCACTGTTTGGTACACCCGTTGCCGCGGCACTGATTTTCTCCCAGACGCTGAGCGGGAATAACAACGATATTCCTCTCTGGGACAGGCTTTTTGCCCCCTTAATGGCGGCTGCGGCAGGTGCACTAACCACCAGCCTGTTTTTCCATCCCCACTTTTCGCTCCCGATCCCTCATTACGGGCAAATGCAAATCGCCGATATCTTCAGTGGTGCGATTGTAGCGGCTATCGCTATCGCACTGGGTATGGTTGCCGTATGGTGTCTACCACGCCTGCACCGCTTGATGCATAAACTCAGGCATCCGGTCCTGATTCTGGGTGTCGGGGGATTCCTTCTTGGAATTCTGGGGGTCATTGGAGGACATATCACCTTATTCAAAGGGCTGGATGAGATGCAGCAGATGGCATTTAGTCAGGTCTTTAGCACATCAGACTATATGCTGTTCGCCCTCGTCAAACTGGCGGCCGTTGTGGTTGCAGCAGCCTGCGGCTTCCGTGGCGGGCGCATCTTCCCCGCGGTATTTATTGGCGTCGCATTGGGCCTGATGTTACATGAGCATGTGGATGCTGTACCGCTGGCCATTACCGTCTCCTGCTCCATTCTGGGCCTGGTCCTGGTTGTCACCCGCGATGCATGGCTGAGCCTGTTTATGGCAGCAGTGGTGGTTCCTGATACCAACCTGCTGCCCTTGCTCTGTATCGTGATGTTACCCGCCTGGCTTCTGCTGGCGGGTAAACCGATGATGATGGCCTGGAGGCAAGATAAGTAATCAGGCGCTATTACGCGCCTCAAGCGCTTTTGTTATCGCCCCCAGTAGCGGCGGAATGTCTGTTTTTGGCAGCATGACCTCAATGAGAGACAACCTCTCGTGGTGTGCGACTTTATCCAGCACATCTGCCAGCACCTCAGTTTCACTGACACGCCAACACTCAGCCTGAGATTCCAGGCTGAGTGCCTGCGGTATCTGCGTCCAGTTCCAGAGTGCAATATCGTTGTATCGCTGCTCTGGCCCGTGGATCGCCCTTTCAACCGTGTACCCTTCGTTGTTAAGCACCAGAATAACAGGATGCTGATGATCGCGTAGCATTGACCCCAACTCCTGGATAGTGAGTTGCGCCGCACCATCGCCCGTAATCACAACAACTCTACGCTGTGGGCACGCCGTTTGCGCACCAAACGCGGCTGCCAGCGTGTAACCAATCGAACCCCAGAGAGGCTGAACGATAAAATTCACATCAGCAGGTAAGCGAAGGGCAAATGCCCCAAATGCAGATGTCCCCTGGTCAGCAAGGATAATGTCACCAGGACGAATAAAGGTTTGTAGCGTGCCCCAGAAGTTTTCCTGCGTGAGCATTCCTTCGGATGACGCGTGCGGAAACACCCGCGGAGGAGTCGCAGCAATGGGCTTCGCCACGTACTGCCTGCAAAGTTCAGATAAGACATCGATCGCTTGCTGCATGGGAATACCGGTAAACCAGACATCCCCGACGCGCGAAGCATGAGGCTGGACTTCAATGGTTTGCGCTGCCGTAAGTTGATGTGTAAAACCGGCAGTCAGCGTATCCGTAAAACGAGTCCCGATGCACAATACGGTATCAGCACCCTCAATAGCCTCTCTGACAGCATCCGTACTTGCCGAACCACTGTATGTGCCATAAAACCCCGCCTGACGCTCATCAAAAATCCCTTTTCCCATCAGCATCGTGGCGTGCGCCATAGGGACGTCGTTCACCCATTTCTGTAGCGCAGGTTTTAAGCCATGGCGAAGAACCAGGAAATCCGCCAGCAGCGCGGTACGGTTACTGACTTCCAGACGGAACTGCGCGGCATCGCGAAATGCTTTCAGGCAGGCATGATCGGCAAGTATGGGCTTCACAGTGAGAGCGCTTACAGGGGGCGTGGCGGCTTTTTTTGCCACATCGGCAGGTAGCATTAAATAGCCGGGCCGACGTTCACGCATCATGATGGAGAGGACACGGTCAATTTCATAGCAGGCATTTTGCTCGGTGAGTACCGCCTGAGCGACCGTGATCGGCTCGCTCATCTGATAGAAATGGCGAAAGTTTCCATCACCCAGAGTGTGATGCAAAAGCTCACCTTTTTGCTGTACCGCCATACCCGGAGCCCCCACAATATGCAATACCGGCACATATTCAGCGAAGCTGCCAGCAATACCGTTCATGGCACTTAATTCCCCAACACCAAATGTTGTCAGCAGTGCGGCAAAGCCCTTACACCGGGCATAACCATCTGCGGCATAAGATGCATTCAGTTCGTTAGCGCAGCCCACCCAGCAGATATCGGGGCTGTCGATCACAT
This sequence is a window from Enterobacter sp. RHBSTW-00994. Protein-coding genes within it:
- a CDS encoding ion channel protein, coding for MLHPRARTMLLLAPPALIIGIVSSLILIVVMKVASVLQTMLWASLPTTFGFAPDSSVWTLLMLTLTGIAVGLVIRFSPGHAGPDPAQEPLIGAPVTPSALPGLILALIIGLAGGVSLGPEHPIMAVNIALAVYLGSRIFPRVGALDWTILASAGTIGALFGTPVAAALIFSQTLSGNNNDIPLWDRLFAPLMAAAAGALTTSLFFHPHFSLPIPHYGQMQIADIFSGAIVAAIAIALGMVAVWCLPRLHRLMHKLRHPVLILGVGGFLLGILGVIGGHITLFKGLDEMQQMAFSQVFSTSDYMLFALVKLAAVVVAAACGFRGGRIFPAVFIGVALGLMLHEHVDAVPLAITVSCSILGLVLVVTRDAWLSLFMAAVVVPDTNLLPLLCIVMLPAWLLLAGKPMMMAWRQDK
- the ipdC gene encoding indolepyruvate decarboxylase, which encodes MRTPYCVADYLLDRLTDCGADHLFGVPGDYNLQFLDHVIDSPDICWVGCANELNASYAADGYARCKGFAALLTTFGVGELSAMNGIAGSFAEYVPVLHIVGAPGMAVQQKGELLHHTLGDGNFRHFYQMSEPITVAQAVLTEQNACYEIDRVLSIMMRERRPGYLMLPADVAKKAATPPVSALTVKPILADHACLKAFRDAAQFRLEVSNRTALLADFLVLRHGLKPALQKWVNDVPMAHATMLMGKGIFDERQAGFYGTYSGSASTDAVREAIEGADTVLCIGTRFTDTLTAGFTHQLTAAQTIEVQPHASRVGDVWFTGIPMQQAIDVLSELCRQYVAKPIAATPPRVFPHASSEGMLTQENFWGTLQTFIRPGDIILADQGTSAFGAFALRLPADVNFIVQPLWGSIGYTLAAAFGAQTACPQRRVVVITGDGAAQLTIQELGSMLRDHQHPVILVLNNEGYTVERAIHGPEQRYNDIALWNWTQIPQALSLESQAECWRVSETEVLADVLDKVAHHERLSLIEVMLPKTDIPPLLGAITKALEARNSA